The proteins below come from a single Triticum aestivum cultivar Chinese Spring chromosome 5D, IWGSC CS RefSeq v2.1, whole genome shotgun sequence genomic window:
- the LOC123122360 gene encoding F-box/LRR-repeat/kelch-repeat protein At2g27520, translated as MSSSEPPPGPAASSSGDLPADALYEVLLCIPAKELCRLRAVCPAWRALTSDPLFVAAHKSRHHKAPPLLAVAYDDDGNHNGVEILDLSGNVVKRIPNTEYKAVLMHDSIRVVRTRLDLICLSWVVCSRAFWVLNPATGATIALPLGFSEELEHELEGFIWDCQVESCAFGHVSSTREYKALRVSRINHHQQVSEVITFDDTNHGCWRRKQDPPSDICTGKMKCVVVDGVVYFLMNFYCTYFETGVITIEREFLLHILVQP; from the coding sequence ATGTCGTCTTCGGAGCCGCCCCCAggccccgccgcctccagctccggcgACCTGCCCGCGGACGCGCTGTACGAGGTCCTCCTCTGCATCCCGGCCAAGGAGCTCTGCCGCCTCCGCGCCGTCTGCCCGGCCTGGCGCGCCCTCACCTCCGACCCGCTCTTCGTCGCGGCGCACAAGTCCCGCCACCACAAGGCGCCCCCGCTCCTCGCCGTGGCCTACGACGACGACGGTAATCACAACGGTGTCGAGATTTTGGATCTGTCGGGCAACGTGGTGAAGCGGATTCCGAACACCGAGTACAAAGCTGTTCTGATGCACGATAGTATCCGTGTTGTGCGCACGCGGCTGGACCTCATCTGTTTGAGTTGGGTTGTCTGCTCTCGGGCCTTCTGGGTGCTGAATCCCGCCACTGGAGCTACTATCGCCTTGCCGTTGGGCTTCTCAGAGGAATTGGAGCATGAGCTAGAGGGATTCATTTGGGACTGCCAAGTTGAGTCCTGTGCTTTTGGGCATGTCTCCTCTACCAGAGAGTACAAGGCGCTCCGTGTCTCTAGAATTAATCATCACCAGCAGGTAAGTGAGGTTATCACCTTTGATGACACCAACCATGGATGCTGGAGGAGAAAGCAGGACCCTCCGTCCGATATCTGTACTGGTAAGATGAAATGTGTGGTCGTCGATGGGGTGGTCTACTTCTTGATGAATTTTTACTGCACATACTTTGAAACTGGGGTTATAACCATTGAGCGCGAATTTTTACTGCACATACTCGTTCAACCTTGA